The genome window CGGACAGATAGGCCAGCCTGCGGCCCTCGTCGACCGCGACGTCGTTCAGGAAGCTGCCCTTGCGGTCGGCCACCCCGTCGAGCGGAATGCTCTTGACCAGCTTGCCGCTCGCCTGCTCGTAGACATTCAGTTTCTGCGCGCCGCGCGGCGCTTCGGCCTCGCCGGCGACGAAGCCCATGTCCAGCACCCACACCCAGCCATTGCGGTCGTCCACATAGAAGCCGAGGACATTACGCAGCGCTTCCCCGGCCGGGCCCGCGACGGCGTTCCCCTCCACCGAGGGGAAGGCGCGCAGGTGGGCGAGTCCGTCCTGGCGCTCGAGGTCGAGCAGGCTGAGGGTGGCGGGCGCGGCGCCGGACAGCAGGCGCGGCGTGCTCACAAAGGCGCGCCCGGCGCGGTCGAAGTGGAGCCCGGCGATCGGGGCCTGGGTCGAGCCGGCGAAGCGCTGGCCGTCCCAGCTCACGCCACGGTAGCTGCGCCAGGCTTCCAGGCCGCCCTGGGTCTCGAAGGCATGCACGGCGCCGGTAGCGAGGAAAGCCGTGCCGAGCGCGAGAATGAGTTTTTTCATGTTCTGTTTCCTGTTGAAGGTGCGAGGCCGCCATCATCCAGCTTCCCGGCCCTGCCGTGAACGGCCTCGCGGTAGAATCACGGTCCACTGTCAGTGGATAATCCACAGGAAGGAGCAAGGAAATGGACCGGTTCGTCGCCATGCGCGTCTTCGTACGCATTGCGGACCTGGGGAGCTTTTCGCGCGTGGCGGAAGAAATGGAGCTGTCCAGCTCCTACGTCAGCAAACTGCTCCAGCAGCTCGAGGACAGCCTCGGCGCGAAGCTCCTGCAACGCACCACGCGCCGCCTGCAGCTCACCGATGCCGGCGCCGCCTACCTGGCCCAGTGCCGCAGGATCCTGGCGCTCACCGAGGAAGCGGACGCCCTGGTGGCGGACCTGGGCCAGCGCCCCAAGGGCCAGCTGCGCATCAATTTGCCGCTGGCCTTCGCCAATGCCCGCCTCGGCCCGCTCATGAGCCGCTTCGCGCGCCAGTACCCGGAGCTGGAACTCGACCTGCACCTGAGCGACCAGCAGGTCGACCTGCTGGAAGGGGGTTTCGATTGCGGCCTGCGCCTGTCCACCCAGTTCCGCGACTCCAGCTACATCGCGGTCTCGCTGGCCAGCTACCGCATCGTGGTGTGCGCCTCTCCCGCCTACGTGGAGCGACACGGCGCCCCTGCCACGCCGGGCGAGCTGGCGCGTCACCGCTGCTTCGTCTACGCCTATGCCAACGCGGGCAACCGCTGGCCGCTGCAGACCGAGGACCAGCCCTATGTCAGCGTGGACGGGGCGATGCGGGTGAACAGCACGCCCTTCATGAAGTCCTTCATCCTCGACGGCCTGGGCATCGGCGTGCTGCCCGAGTTCGTGGCCCGGCCCGAACTGGACGAGGGACGGCTGGTGGAGGTGCTGGCCGAGGTGGCGCGGCCCGAACTGAAGCTGTATGCGGTCTATCCGGAGCGCAGCCTGGCGCCGGCCAAGGTGAGGGTCTGGGTCGACTTCATGAAACGCGAGATGCGGCGCACACCCTGATCGCTGGACCGCCGCGGCAGGCGTAAAAAAGGCGCTGTCACCGTTAAGTGTTGATGACTCCGATTGCGATGCGCAGCAATTGCTCGTCAGTATTGATCCGTCCGCCATCGAGCGCCCAGCGCCAGCCCAGATAGTTCGGCAGGTAGCGCGAAGCCACGCCGTGAAAGCGCGCCAGCCAGTCCCGGAAACGGTGGTGATAGGCATTCACGTTTTGAACGTGGATGGCGCCTGAAGCGCCGGCCCGGACCCGCACGCCAGCGCACAGGTTCACCGCCTCGTGCGCAATGCCATGCTGGCGCGAAAAGGCCCGGTAGACGGCGTTCGAATCGGTGACCAACAGCGCCTGCGGGTCGAGTTTCGGCAGCAGATGGTGCGTGAGTTGCCGTGCCTTGAGAGCGCCGCGTCCGGTAACGGCATCGATAGTCTGGCCGCCGCGATCGCGCGCCACCAGAATACAGTCGAGTTCGCGCGAGATTCCCCTCCTGCTGGCCGCGCCGCCCCGCTTGCGCGCAGGCCGGCCGAGCTTGCGCGCTCCCTTTTGCGATTCGAGCAGGAACATTTCATCGGCTTCGACGATGCCGCTCAAGCGCGCCGGCCGGTCGTGCTTGACCTGGTCCAGGAAGCGGTGGCGCCAGCGAAAGGCGGTGTTGCGGTGCACGCCGACCTCGCCGGCTGCCGCCCGAACGGGCCGCGATGCCAGCAAGGCCTGAAGGTATTCGCACCACTTGCCGCGCAGCCTCAAGCGCGCCAGCGGCGTGCCGCTCAGGTCGTTGTACGTGCGGCCGCACTCGCGGCAACGGTAGCGTTGCAGATCATTGGCGTGACCGTGACGGTGCCACGACGGGCTGGCGCAGCGGGGACAGCGCCGGTCCGCCGCGCGGATTACCGTGAGCAGCGCAACGATCTGGACCAGCCCGGCCGCCGGCCGCAGCGCGTCGAGCACGCGCAGACGCTGCGGCTGGTTCAGCGACGGCAGTTTGGCGAACCACTTCTGGAACCCTGGCGCCTTCATGATCGCTCCTGTCGAGAGATGACAGGGCTTGGACCACCAAGCAGCTCAGCAGTTCAGTACTCATCCATAGCTAACGGTGACAGCGCCTAAAAAAAAGCCGCCTGGCGAACCGGGCGGCTTCTTGAATCCTGCGCGAGGACTTAGTTATTGTGCAGGAAGGTCTTGAGCTTGTCCGAGCGCGAAGGCTGGCGCAGCTTGCTCATCGCCTTGGCTTCGATCTGGCGGATACGCTCGCGGGTCACGTCGAACTGCTTGCCGACTTCTTCCAGCGTGTGGTCGTTCGACATCTCGACGCCGTAGCGCATGCGCAGCACCTTGGCTTCGCGCGGGGTCAGCGAGTCCAGCACTTCCTTGATCACGTTGCGCATCGAGGCGTGCAGGGCGGCGTCCAGCGGCGCCAGGGTGGCGTTGTCCTCGATGAAGTCGCCCAGCTGCGAATCGCCGTCCTCGCCCATCGGGGTTTCCATCGAAATCGGTTCTTTCGCGATCTTCATGATCTCGCGAACCTTGTTCTCCGGCATTTCCATCTTGGCCGCCAGGGTCGGCAGGTCCGGCTCGCTGCCGGTTTCCTGCATGATCTGGCGCGAGATGCGGTTCATCTTGTTGATGGTCTCGATCATGTGCACTGGCACGCGGATGGTGCGGGCCATGTCCGCGATCGAGCGCGTGATCGCCTGGCGGATCCACCAGGTCGCATAGGTCGAGAACTTGTAGCCGCGACGGTACTCGAACTTGTCGACCGCCTTCAGCAGGCCGATGTTGCCTTCCTGGATCAGGTCGAGGAACTGCAGGCCGCGGTTGATGTACTTCTTCGCGATCGAGATCACCAGGCGCAGGTTGGCCACCGTCATTTCGCGCTTGGCCTGGCGCGCGCGCTTCTCGCCCGCCGCCATCTGCTTGTTGATCTTGCGCAGGTCGGCCAGGGGCAGCGCCACGCGCGCCTGCAGGTCGATCATGCGCTGCTGCAGTTCCTTGATGGCCGGCAGGTTACGGCTCAGCACCGCGCTGTACGGGTAGGCGCAGTCGACTTCGCGGTCGCCCCATTGCAGGTCGGTCTCGTTGCCCGGGAAGACCTTGATGAAGTGGGCGCGCGGCATGCCGCAACGGTTCACGCAGATGTCCAGCACCGCGCGCTCGATGGCGCGCACTTCGTCCATCTGGCCGCGCAGGCTGTCGCACAGCTTCTCGACCACCTTGGCGGTGAAGCGGATGCCCAGCAGCTCGTTCGAGATCACTTCCTGGGCGTCGTTGTAGGCCTGGGAGCCGTAGCCCTGGGTCTTGAAGGCGTGGCCCATCAGGT of Massilia sp. KIM contains these proteins:
- a CDS encoding IS1595 family transposase, coding for MKAPGFQKWFAKLPSLNQPQRLRVLDALRPAAGLVQIVALLTVIRAADRRCPRCASPSWHRHGHANDLQRYRCRECGRTYNDLSGTPLARLRLRGKWCEYLQALLASRPVRAAAGEVGVHRNTAFRWRHRFLDQVKHDRPARLSGIVEADEMFLLESQKGARKLGRPARKRGGAASRRGISRELDCILVARDRGGQTIDAVTGRGALKARQLTHHLLPKLDPQALLVTDSNAVYRAFSRQHGIAHEAVNLCAGVRVRAGASGAIHVQNVNAYHHRFRDWLARFHGVASRYLPNYLGWRWALDGGRINTDEQLLRIAIGVINT
- a CDS encoding LysR family transcriptional regulator, translating into MDRFVAMRVFVRIADLGSFSRVAEEMELSSSYVSKLLQQLEDSLGAKLLQRTTRRLQLTDAGAAYLAQCRRILALTEEADALVADLGQRPKGQLRINLPLAFANARLGPLMSRFARQYPELELDLHLSDQQVDLLEGGFDCGLRLSTQFRDSSYIAVSLASYRIVVCASPAYVERHGAPATPGELARHRCFVYAYANAGNRWPLQTEDQPYVSVDGAMRVNSTPFMKSFILDGLGIGVLPEFVARPELDEGRLVEVLAEVARPELKLYAVYPERSLAPAKVRVWVDFMKREMRRTP